One window of Salmo salar chromosome ssa11, Ssal_v3.1, whole genome shotgun sequence genomic DNA carries:
- the tmem174 gene encoding transmembrane protein 174: MRFLTGHDGPAASVSADNTGRGDTAVTAANVTGTFDDLSLKVVPSSIGSIPPLSQLDSHVSVSDGEKRVATFLFSGIFLDLVGMTFIVMGWLKYDVSRSFDWTQLLDPILLSVGGTFILISVCMFRMLSCQVCKSKDHDEEFSESLAIPGSCQSIVFNGINQPIMFYRASVVQYIQAPYEFVTQEVNPSNGFQPNGGSANGVPRTLPPQYFTVCPLGNPAFIGDNKSPPNNGSDCRQDGRHSRLTVWTEHPDDGKGSEADNSSTEPRSPPPAYRTIYTSLTV, from the exons ATGcgtttcctgaccg GGCATGACGGGCCAGCAGCCTCGGTCTCAGCCGACAACACCGGCAGAGGAGACACGGCAGTAACTGCCGCTAATGTTACCGGCACCTTTGACGATCTCTCTCTGAAGGTGGTACCTAGCTCTATCGGATCCATCCCTCCTTTGAGCCAGTTAGACAGCCACGTGTCGGTCTCAGACGGGGAAAAGAGGGTAGCCACCTTCCTGTTCTCTGGGATATTCCTGGATCTGGTGGGCATGACGTTCATAGTCATGGGCTGGCTTAAGTACGACGTCAGCCGCAGCTTCGACTGGACCCAGCTGCTCGACCCCATCCTGCTGTCTGTAGGAGGCACCTTCATCCTCATCAGCGTCTGTATGTTCAGGATGCTCTCCTGCCAGGTGTGTAAGTCGAAGGACCATGACGAAGAGTTTTCCGAGTCACTGGCGATCCCAGGGTCCTGCCAATCAATTGTGTTCAACGGGATCAATCAGCCAATAATGTTTTACAGAGCCTCGGTAGTGCAGTATATCCAAGCTCCATATGAATTTGTTACACAGGAAGTGAATCCATCCAATGGGTTTCAGCCCAATGGTGGCTCAGCCAATGGGGTTCCCAGAACCTTGCCACCTCAATACTTCACCGTGTGCCCATTGGGTAACCCAGCGTTTATAGGAGACAACAAAAGCCCTCCAAACAACGGGTCAGACTGCAGACAAGATGGCAGACATAGCAG GCTAACAGTGTGGACCGAGCACCCAGATGATGGAAAAGGATCTGAAGCAGATAACAGTTCTACTGAGCCTCGTTCACCTCCCCCAGCATACAGAACCATCTACACCTCTCTAACTGTCTGA